DNA from Alnus glutinosa chromosome 2, dhAlnGlut1.1, whole genome shotgun sequence:
CGAATAAGagagtaatgttactctttacATCTATTTTGTAAACCCAATTAATATAGACTATCTTAACGTGTTTTAAATTTCTCATCGACAAAAAATGAAAGTATGTGTATGCAGTTAGATTAAgtatatttatctatttatttgttttcacatCTAATCTGAAATGCGGCTAAAAActtagggcatgtttgggtaacaattttttttattatactttattatttttcaaaaacttgtttgggttgttttttaaaatttaaattctactcagattttatccaacttttctaattttatctcatgttttttaaatcatttaaacataattttaaaaaacaaattctttggatatgcacaattttaaatataacacaaaataatataatataatacaaaaaaaaaaaaaaaaaaaaaaaaaaaaaaaaaatcacacagtCAAACAATCTGCTAGCCGTATCCCTTCATACTTTGGGCTTGAATCGATTTTCTATGTCGGAAAACCGCGTGCCCGTCACTTACAGGTTGGTGCAAGTCACCATCGAACCTGCACCCAGGAACCCAACTTTGTCTCCGTACAATTATTGTGGCCAACTGATCACAGAAAGGCATAAAAGCCATTTCACCCATCAAAAAACCACTGGCTTTCCAAACTAAAAGCCAGCAGAAAAAAGCATTTACTCTACTCTAGCATTATCTATCattctatctatatatataaggaaaccCTCCACAACTTTTACTCCACCAAACACATTCCTATATTCTGCTTTTGACATCTCTGATTTAGAAGATCAAAAAACAAAgagttggaagaagagaagatgATGAGTTCAGGAAGCAACTCTTGGGTTGTGGCAGCCAGTATTGGAGTGGTGGAGGCACTGAAAGACCAAGGATTCTGCAGGTGGAATCACACAATTATAAGATCGGCCAAGAATCACCTCAGGTCTGTTTCTCAGGCCAAGAAGCTGccttctccatcttcttctGCAATGGTTTCTGGTAGCTTGAGAGACAAGAAAGCGAAGCAATCAGAGGAGTCTCTAAGAACAGTCATGTATTTGAGCTGTTGGGGTCCAAACTGAGCTGAAGTAGATGATATTATAGATCATAGATTTATATAAAGCGGCTACCTCCAACCTTCTTGTTCATGGATTCTTCAATTTATCAGTGTCAAATTAATAACTCCACAATCTAAAATTCgtgaatgttaaaatattaattaaatgatgaaattgaagaatctataataaaaaagattattacatatattaaatataattaaaaaatatttatgtagcAAAAGGGCAtgattttggtgtttaataccatGCCTAAATATCTTTTAAGAGAGATATTCTCATATAGCTATACATACTTACATAGATTTGATCGTGGGACTACTTTGCCCATAGATTTGATCATAGATTTATATGAATACGAACTGTTCAAATAAAAGGGTAATTCGACATGAACTGTATAATttgtttaataaacaaattgTGTTGGGTTGACTCAATCATGACCCATTTCAACTCAATTAATATAAATGGCTTAAATTAACTCAAATATTTGGCACGGCTTAATTAACACAATTTCATATCTTAAAAGCATAAATTATATAAGCTATATGCATTCGCAACTAGATTTTCGACAATCAACTTAATAATCGGTATCCAATTATCCATAACTATAATTCATAAACATAACCCTTAGTGAAATATccaatcaaaataatattacagtCCAATAAAGTTCATCcacaaaaacaaacatataccaataaaaaataataataataataagattacATTCTAACAAATAATATGATAAAGCCTCCTCATTAAGCATGAACATTGATTATTAACTAAAGTAGAGTTTTATGTTAACGCAGCGGCATCATTTTGGTTGGCTAAGttttatttgtagcattttgtCTGTAATGGTTTGTGtaattgtttgaattgtttgttgGCTCAAGTTTGAGGTATACACCTTTATGATGGTGACTTATGTACACCTTTATGGTGGTTCTTGTGTACACCTTTATGGTGGCTTGTTATGTACCCTtctcttgattaatgaaaattaatctttccttcaaaaaaaaaaaaaaaagtaaatggaATTGAAATGTAATTAAAATCTACAAGGATTATGCGGGTCGATTGCAGGTTAAGCGTCAACTTGCAATTGACCCAGGATTAACCCCGTTTACTAATCATGTTTAATCGAGTTGATCCAGTTTGACCAGAATCTCACCACTCTAAACTTCTAATCTTCTAATTTCGTGTCGAATTTTTGaatcttataaaaaattgtcgATCTTACTTTAGGGTAAGTCTTATTTTATGGCTCAAACTTAACTCCTCTTCTTATTTGACTAATTTAATGACCAAAAACAAAATGACAGTAACCATTCCCGAATATTCTGGGTGAAAGAGACCAAAAATGGCCGCTGATAAGCTTGAGCACAGGCCTCGGTAATGGCCAGAAGCTAGTGAAACTGCCTCCACTTTCATATATATAGGCTTCAGTTAGATAGCCTCCGTTCTTGATTTATCC
Protein-coding regions in this window:
- the LOC133861811 gene encoding uncharacterized protein LOC133861811, which produces MMSSGSNSWVVAASIGVVEALKDQGFCRWNHTIIRSAKNHLRSVSQAKKLPSPSSSAMVSGSLRDKKAKQSEESLRTVMYLSCWGPN